GACGATAGCAGACAGCTTTTTAATTAACAGGCCCCTGGGGCTGAGCAGATATACGTTCAACCGTAATCTTTTGTGTGTTAGGCATAGTTGACGGGCCGGCTCCGCCCATACCGCCGCTCATGCCCATACCACCGCCCCGTCTGCCTCCAAAACCTGGATTACGGTTTTTAAATTCCATTTTTATTATTTCGCCCTTGATTTTTCCTTGATAATCAGATGTCATTTTCATCTGGCCGAATGTCGAGTTAACAGAAAAAAATATTTTATTCCCTTGAATTTTACCATCCTCAATAGGTGTCCATTGCCCAGGGGCTCCACTTATGCTTCCTTTGAGAAGATCACCTTCCCTTTTAAAGTTAAAAGTCATCTGTATTTTCTGGGCAGGCTGCATAGCCCCTCCTCCAACCTGCATACCATACATCCCCATCATGGCAGGTTGCTTGCGTTCAAACTCTCCTCTCCATGTACCGTCAATATTAATTGGTGTCTTATTTGAAGACATACCTGCACAACCGGCAACCAGTAAAAACAAAAAAATAATTGCGATTTTTTTCATGACAGATTTACCCCTTTTGTTTTATTAATAAAATAGTGCGTTAATCATCAGGGGGGAAATTCATATCAATAAGGGTCTCATGGATGGTCTTGAGTGCATCAGGTGTCTCATATTCGACGGTTATCACCTTTTTTTCCGGGTCACCATCCACCCTGGACACCCCGCTAACCTCTTCAAGCTCACTTTTTATGCTCTTTACACAGTGACCGCATGATATATTTGGGATATGAAAGGTTTTTACTGTCATACATGCTCCTTGGAATGCATTATGTTCAAAGGCGTTTTACCCTGATTCCAGACCTTGACAGGCTACATCCGCCTGAATGTCTCTTATTCAGGCGGATGATAAAAATCTACATTACAGATGCGCCTGATACATGCAGTACCTGCCCGCTTATATCTATGGATACATCAGAGGCAAAAAAGAGTGTTGCATTTGCTATATCCTGGGCAGATGTGGCCCTTCCAAGGGGTAGCTCTTTTTTAAGAAAATCTATTACCGCCTGTTTGTCAGGGGCCTTGATAAAATTTGTTGGCGCAGGGCCGGGTGCAACGCAGTTTACCCTTATCCTGTTTTTTGCCTCGGCGGTTGCAAGCTGTTTGGTAAACACATCAAGGGCGCCCTTTGCCTGTGCATAAACGCCCACACCATGAATGTACATATGTGAGCTGCCTGAACCGATATTGACAATGGCCCCCTTTCCCTTTTTTCTCATGCACGGGAGTACCGCTGCTGATACAAACATGGGGGAAAAGAGGTTGAGTGATACCTCCTTTGTCCATACGGCCGGGTCCTGCTCTTCAAATGGTCCTGTGGACATGATAGCTCCTGCCACATTACAGAGTATGTCTATGTCACCCAGCTCCTTTATCATCTCCTTAACCATAGCATCAACTTCAGCCTTGTTTGTAACATCGGCCTTAAGGGCTATGCTCTTTACGCCAAGCGCCTTTACCGCCTCGCAGGTGAGCTTTGCATCATCAAGATTGATATCTGTTACACCCACTGCCGCACAGCCTTCCCTTGCAAGTGAGAGGGCGATCTCTTTCCCAAAGCCTATCTGGCTGCCTGCCCCAGTCACCAGCGCCACCTGTCCTTTAAACCCAAGATCCATTTGCTCCTCCTTACCTTCTGTTGTAAAAACGTTATATGTGTGATTAATCCAATATATTGATTTTTTAAGCGAAACAGTGAGCTACCACAAGTCTTTTTATTTATCAAGCCTCCATTTTTTGATACGTGAAAATACCTCTCAGTCACCCGAGTATTTAATATATAGATAGTTTATCGCCTCTTTTATAAGCACATCAGCCGGGATACCGGTTTTTTTGGAGAGCTCTCTAAAGGGTTTAAGAGTACTGTCACATACATTTTCTCCCTGGGGCGCGGATTCCGGTGCATCAGGGGTTCTATTTTTACGGGAAAAAGACCTGTCACAATCTGATTTGCCATCTCCATAGCCGGTCTGTTTGATCTCCTTTAACACACTACCCTTGAATGAAAGGATATAACTGAAATTGCGGGAACCACAGTTATAATACCACTCCTCCACCTTTACTGTTTTGGTTTGGTATGAGCCACCCTTATACCTTTCTTCAGAAAAAAGGGGCATCTCCTCTTTTTCAGAATAATAGCCCTCTTCATCTGTGCCAATAACCTCTTTTGATGTTGGCTCACCACATATGGTCATCACCTCATGTTTTTTATCTCCCAGCTTTACAACCCTGTTTCCGCACCTGAATGACCTGACGCTTGGCCCTGCATATACAGACATGGACATGAAAAAAAGCAGACAAACACAGATGAACAATCTGGTAACAGGTATTTTAAGCATAATATCCTCTTCTTCAATTACAATTTCACCACTGCCAGTCAGTGCCTATCCCTGCCTCATTTATAACCTCTGTAACACCCTTAACCCCCCTTGTCACCTCATCAATCGCCATGAGAGTCTTTTTCGAACTGGTGTTTCCTGATATGGTAACCTTTCCATTATCACTAACCACCTGGAGGTTTGAGCTGTTTGTTCTTTTATCCTTTGTAAGGGCAGCCCATACCAGACTGCTAAGCACCTGGTTATCAAGTGCACGTATAGAATTTTCATCTGGCTTAAATTCATCCATACAGGCCATCTGTGCAATAATATCCACAGCGCTCTCCACGCTGATACGGTCAAGATTGATGACAATATCGTATAGAGCAGGGTCATTCCAGTCCACACCGTATAAAAACCTTGTCCAATTGAGTCCCTGTTTATCAAGTTTTTTTATAAAGTTAATTGCCTCTTTGCGTGTCAGCTTTTTATCTTCTATTGCCACCTTGATGCGGTATTCCATGTCTGCAATTACCCTTACACAGATCACATGGGAAATATTACCAAGGAGCAGGTGACCTGCATAACCGTGATAGACAAGATCATTTGCTTTTGCCCGTTTGAGCAGGGCATATCTGACATAATTAAGATGTGCAATCTTTTTTGCCGGGGTCTCTATCCATGCCTTTGGAGGCTCCTCCATTGCAGCGGTGAGCTTACTCTCCGGCACACCAAACTCTTCGGCGGCATCAAGTATTATCTCCTTGCTGATGCACGGATATTTTAGTTTACTGCCCAACGCCTCTGCTACTGCCCTGCCACCACTGTAAGTGCCTCTTGAAATCGTGATAATAGCCATAAAACCTCCTTATATTATAGGTTTGGATTATAAGAAAACTTACAAATTCAACCCTGCATACAAACAAAGCCATGACTAATTGACAAAGCCATCATGACCCTTACCTGTCAGATGGCGGCCCTATTACCCTGCTTAAAATGGCAATAGCTGCTGAAACAATAAGCATTGATATCATGATTATATATGAATGATCCGGTTTTCCAGCAATATCTTTAATGAGTCCATTTATCCAGGGCATAACAAGGCCTGCTGCACCAAAGGCCATAAAAAGCCACCCATAATTGAGCCCAAAATTTTTTATACCGAAATAATCCTTGCAGGCCGCCGGAAAAAGGGTGAGGTTTGCCCCGTAATTCATGCCTATAATAAATACTATAATCAGGATTAATGTGGTACCACCAGCCGCCCCGTTACCTGTAATCCGGTAAAGAAGCCATATTATAAACCCTTGGCATATGAATTCAAAAAACAGGGTGATCTGCCTGCCAATTTTGTCCGAAACAATGCCTGCCACTATACGGCCAAATGTATTCCCGAGCGCAAGGATAACCACTGTTATAAAGGCCCATTCGCCAAGACCCTTTTTGCCAAGGTCTGAGGCGACACTCATAAATACAAGCCCGGCAGAAGCCCCTGAAAAATACATGAAAAAGAGAAGCCAGAACTGGGCTGTAAACATCATCCGCTTCCAGTCGAACTCATTTGAAATACTTTTTACAGTGATTACTCCCCTTGGTTGCAGGTGAAATTCCGCTGGCGGGTTTGAGATAAACCAGGTGAGGGAACCCATAACAATCAATATAAAGATTCCTAAAGATATCATGGTTTCAGGTACACCCTTTTCAATAATGCCCGTGCTTGAGACCTTTTCAAATATGTTTAAAAACCATGAGGCAAGTGGGGCAAGTATTACAGGAGCCAGGCCGAAACCTGCAACAACGATCCCTGCTACAAGGCCTGTCCGCTCAGCAGGAAACCATTTTATTGCAGCGGGTGTGAGTGCTGAGTAACCGAAACCCACACCGGCACCAGTAACTATACCGAAACCAGCTATATATGCCGCGATAGATGACCCGCCCAACCCGCAGATAATACAACCCAGGGCAGCAAGAATACCCCCGAGCATAACAACAGGGCGGGGGCCGAATTTATCCTGAAGCTTTCCGGCTGGGATCATAATAATGGAGAAAGAAATGGTCATGATGGAAAATGGCAGGGCCTTGTCAGCATTGCTCCAGCCCCATGAATCAGGGATACCCCCTTTTATTACACTCCAGGCATAGAGTATACCCAGCACCAGTCCCATGCCTGTAGAGGCGATCACCACAAGCCATCCCCTGTAAAGTGTTATATTTATATGGGTTGAACTGCTAGGGTTCATTAATTTTTCCTTTTAAATGGCCGTGCAGAATTTGGCTACATTGTATATCAGCAGCAGCGCCTTTGCAAACGATGAGTTCATAATTTAAAAATAAAATCAGCTTTAAAAAATCTTTCTTTTTAATGCATTTATGTCTATAACGCTGTTAAAAACAAGCTATTCTACGCGGAGGATATAATGATAAGGATAAACGAGAACTACAAAAAGCTTCAGTCATCTTACCTGTTTTCTGATATTGCAAAGAGGGTTGCTGCTTACCAGAAGGAGAATCCCGAAAAGAAGATAATAAAGCTGGGGATAGGCGATGTTACAAGGCCATTACCTCAGGCATGTATTGATGCCATGCACAGAGCAGCGGATGAAATGTCCGATATTAAAACCTTCAGGGGATACGGCCCTGAACAGGGTTATGATTTTTTAAGGGAGGCCATTGCAAAAAACGATTACCAGCTTAATGGTGTTGATGTTGCCCCTGATGAGGTATTTGTGAGCGATGGCGCAAAGTGTGACTGCGGTAATATCCAGGAGATATTTGCATCAGATATTACCGTTGCCATACCTGACCCTGTTTACCCGGTATACCTTGATACAAACGTAATGGCAGGCCGCACCGGTTTTTATCAAGAGGGGCGATATGAGGGTATTGTTTATCTTGAGGGCACCGCTGAAAACGGTTTTGTACCTGAACTCCCAAATAAAAAGGTAGACCTTATATACCTATGTTTCCCGAATAACCCGACAGGCGCTACCATTACAAAGGAAGAGCTGAAAAAATGGGTGGATTATGCAAGAGAAAACAAAGCTGTTATCCTCTATGATGCTGCCTATGAGGCATTTATACGTGATGATGCCCTGCCAAGATCCATATTTGAGATCGAGGGTGCAAGGGATGTTGCTATAGAGTTCAGGAGCTTTTCAAAGACCGCAGGCTTTACTGGCATAAGGTGCGCCTTTACTGTTGTTCCAAAAACCTGCTGTGCCTATACAACAGACGGCGAAAAGGTGGCATTGAATGGCCTCTGGAACCGCAGGCACACCACCAAGTTTAACAGTGTGTCATACCCAGTTCAGAGGGCTGCTGAGGCGGTATACTCCAGTGAGGGCAAGGTGCAGGTAAAGGAGCTATCTGATTATTACCTTAAAAATGCCGCACTGATAAGGAAAGAGATGACATCCCTTGGCTTTGACTGTATTGGCGGCGAGAACTCACCATATATCTGGGTCAATGGAAAAAGCGATTCATGGGTATTTTTTGATAAGCTTCTAAAGGAGGCAGGGGTTGTTGTTACACCTGGCGCAGGCTTTGGCAAATGCGGACAGGGGTATATAAGGATAAGCGCCTTCAACAACTATGAAGATGTGCAGACAGCAATAAATCGTATAAAAGAAGCACTCAAATAATACATCATGGATGAGTCAACCATTTATGAGACGCTTTTTTATTGAGGAGATAATAGAAGAGGATGGCATGTGCCTGATCCCTGAAAAGGAGGCAAGGCATATGATTAAAGTCCTGAGGATGAAGGCTAATGACCCCTTTATTCTCATGACAGGAAAGGGTGAAGGCTTTGAGGCGGTAATCGAAAACACCACTCGAAAGGGTGTTTATGCCCGCATAATAAAGGGGTTGCCCATTGCCGCTTCATCACCGGTCAATATAGATATCTGCCAGGCAATATTAAAACCCCGCATGATGGACTACATGATAGAAAAGACATCCGAACTGGGTGTCTCCAGCATACAGCCCTTTTAT
The nucleotide sequence above comes from Desulfatiglans sp.. Encoded proteins:
- a CDS encoding heavy-metal-associated domain-containing protein, coding for MTVKTFHIPNISCGHCVKSIKSELEEVSGVSRVDGDPEKKVITVEYETPDALKTIHETLIDMNFPPDD
- a CDS encoding SDR family oxidoreductase is translated as MDLGFKGQVALVTGAGSQIGFGKEIALSLAREGCAAVGVTDINLDDAKLTCEAVKALGVKSIALKADVTNKAEVDAMVKEMIKELGDIDILCNVAGAIMSTGPFEEQDPAVWTKEVSLNLFSPMFVSAAVLPCMRKKGKGAIVNIGSGSSHMYIHGVGVYAQAKGALDVFTKQLATAEAKNRIRVNCVAPGPAPTNFIKAPDKQAVIDFLKKELPLGRATSAQDIANATLFFASDVSIDISGQVLHVSGASVM
- a CDS encoding DUF2845 domain-containing protein, which gives rise to MLKIPVTRLFICVCLLFFMSMSVYAGPSVRSFRCGNRVVKLGDKKHEVMTICGEPTSKEVIGTDEEGYYSEKEEMPLFSEERYKGGSYQTKTVKVEEWYYNCGSRNFSYILSFKGSVLKEIKQTGYGDGKSDCDRSFSRKNRTPDAPESAPQGENVCDSTLKPFRELSKKTGIPADVLIKEAINYLYIKYSGD
- a CDS encoding BON domain-containing protein; translated protein: MAIITISRGTYSGGRAVAEALGSKLKYPCISKEIILDAAEEFGVPESKLTAAMEEPPKAWIETPAKKIAHLNYVRYALLKRAKANDLVYHGYAGHLLLGNISHVICVRVIADMEYRIKVAIEDKKLTRKEAINFIKKLDKQGLNWTRFLYGVDWNDPALYDIVINLDRISVESAVDIIAQMACMDEFKPDENSIRALDNQVLSSLVWAALTKDKRTNSSNLQVVSDNGKVTISGNTSSKKTLMAIDEVTRGVKGVTEVINEAGIGTDWQW
- a CDS encoding OFA family MFS transporter yields the protein MNPSSSTHINITLYRGWLVVIASTGMGLVLGILYAWSVIKGGIPDSWGWSNADKALPFSIMTISFSIIMIPAGKLQDKFGPRPVVMLGGILAALGCIICGLGGSSIAAYIAGFGIVTGAGVGFGYSALTPAAIKWFPAERTGLVAGIVVAGFGLAPVILAPLASWFLNIFEKVSSTGIIEKGVPETMISLGIFILIVMGSLTWFISNPPAEFHLQPRGVITVKSISNEFDWKRMMFTAQFWLLFFMYFSGASAGLVFMSVASDLGKKGLGEWAFITVVILALGNTFGRIVAGIVSDKIGRQITLFFEFICQGFIIWLLYRITGNGAAGGTTLILIIVFIIGMNYGANLTLFPAACKDYFGIKNFGLNYGWLFMAFGAAGLVMPWINGLIKDIAGKPDHSYIIMISMLIVSAAIAILSRVIGPPSDR
- a CDS encoding LL-diaminopimelate aminotransferase, with translation MIRINENYKKLQSSYLFSDIAKRVAAYQKENPEKKIIKLGIGDVTRPLPQACIDAMHRAADEMSDIKTFRGYGPEQGYDFLREAIAKNDYQLNGVDVAPDEVFVSDGAKCDCGNIQEIFASDITVAIPDPVYPVYLDTNVMAGRTGFYQEGRYEGIVYLEGTAENGFVPELPNKKVDLIYLCFPNNPTGATITKEELKKWVDYARENKAVILYDAAYEAFIRDDALPRSIFEIEGARDVAIEFRSFSKTAGFTGIRCAFTVVPKTCCAYTTDGEKVALNGLWNRRHTTKFNSVSYPVQRAAEAVYSSEGKVQVKELSDYYLKNAALIRKEMTSLGFDCIGGENSPYIWVNGKSDSWVFFDKLLKEAGVVVTPGAGFGKCGQGYIRISAFNNYEDVQTAINRIKEALK